The genomic window CTTCCTCAGCCTCATGGACTTCACCGTTGAGGAGGTGCGCTACCTCCTGGACCTCTCCCGGGACCTCAAGGCCAAGAAGCGCATGGGCATCTACAACTACCTCCTGAAGGGCAAGAACATCGTCCTGCTCTTCGAGAAGGCCTCCACCCGCACCCGCTGCGCCTTCGAGGTGGCGGCGCTGGAGGAGGGCGCCCACGTCACCTTCCTGGACAGCAACAGCTCCCAGATGGGCAAGAAGGAGTCCCTGGAGGACAGCGCCAAGGTCCTGGGCCGGTTCTTCGACGGCATCGAGTACCGCGGCTACAAGCAGGAAGTGGTGGAGAACCTGGCGAAGTTCTCCGGCGTGCCGGTCTGGAACGGCCTCACGGACGTCGACCACCCCACCCAGATCCTTGCCGACTTCCTCACCATCGAGGAGCACGTGGCCAAGCCCCTCAACAAGGTCAAGCTGGTGTTCGCCGGCGACATCCGCAACAACATGAGCTACGCCCTGATGTACGGCGCCGCCAAGACCGGCATGCACTT from Geothrix sp. 21YS21S-2 includes these protein-coding regions:
- the argF gene encoding ornithine carbamoyltransferase, which translates into the protein MAVNLKGRSFLSLMDFTVEEVRYLLDLSRDLKAKKRMGIYNYLLKGKNIVLLFEKASTRTRCAFEVAALEEGAHVTFLDSNSSQMGKKESLEDSAKVLGRFFDGIEYRGYKQEVVENLAKFSGVPVWNGLTDVDHPTQILADFLTIEEHVAKPLNKVKLVFAGDIRNNMSYALMYGAAKTGMHFVGLGPKELYPSQEILDRVREVGRLTGAKIEITDDVNAVAGADVIYTDVWASMGEEDQIPERVRLLTPFKVTMDLVKKTNNPDMIFLHCLPAFHDFETKLAKDMMDKGYDIREVTDEVFRSHHSKAFDEAENRMHTIKAVMVATL